In the Burkholderia cenocepacia genome, one interval contains:
- a CDS encoding carbohydrate ABC transporter permease, with the protein MKAFGRSLPFVALLGPALLVLAALALYPVAQVLIDSFCRVDYSAGRRAFAGLANYRAVLGDDAFAAGFGNTLRFTIVASLAEVALGFGLALLFVRAFPGRRIALPLAILPMMLSTLVCSAIWRNWLNFDGFLNALLAAFGIEGVRWLSDPHLALWSLALVDVWQWTPMAFLIVLAGLQSIPQELYEAARTDGASEWQCLRDITLPLAAPQIGLALLLRSIDTFKLFDKVYALTGGGPGNATQTLSTYIYDTGFRFFNVGPASAASVLMLAASALLVSGYVWQTVRKRRA; encoded by the coding sequence ATGAAAGCGTTCGGCCGCAGCCTGCCGTTCGTCGCGCTGCTCGGGCCCGCGCTGCTGGTGCTCGCCGCGCTCGCGCTGTATCCGGTCGCGCAGGTGCTGATCGACTCGTTCTGCCGGGTCGATTACTCGGCCGGCCGTCGCGCGTTCGCGGGGCTCGCGAACTATCGCGCGGTGCTGGGCGACGACGCGTTCGCGGCCGGCTTCGGCAACACGCTGCGCTTCACGATCGTCGCGTCGCTCGCCGAAGTCGCGCTCGGCTTTGGCCTCGCGCTACTGTTCGTGCGTGCGTTTCCGGGTCGCCGCATTGCGCTGCCGCTCGCGATCCTGCCGATGATGCTGTCCACGCTCGTGTGCTCGGCGATCTGGCGCAACTGGCTGAACTTCGACGGATTCCTGAACGCGCTGCTCGCGGCGTTCGGCATCGAAGGCGTGCGCTGGCTGTCCGATCCCCATCTCGCGCTGTGGTCGCTCGCGCTCGTCGACGTGTGGCAATGGACGCCGATGGCGTTCCTGATCGTGCTGGCCGGGCTGCAGTCGATCCCGCAGGAGCTGTACGAAGCCGCGCGCACCGACGGCGCGAGCGAGTGGCAGTGCCTGCGCGACATCACGCTGCCGCTCGCGGCGCCGCAGATCGGCCTCGCGCTGCTGCTGCGCTCGATCGACACGTTCAAGCTGTTCGACAAGGTCTATGCGCTGACGGGCGGCGGCCCCGGCAACGCGACGCAGACGCTGTCGACCTATATCTACGACACGGGCTTCCGCTTCTTCAACGTCGGGCCGGCGAGCGCCGCGTCGGTGCTGATGCTCGCGGCGTCCGCGCTGCTGGTCTCGGGGTACGTATGGCAGACGGTTCGCAAGCGGCGCGCATGA
- a CDS encoding LacI family DNA-binding transcriptional regulator, which translates to MNDKERKPWVTASDVAARAGVSRSAVSRAFSPTASIAPQTRERVMVAARALGYQVNLIARDMITQRSSMIGVVTAGFENPFRARLLSDLMAALGQRALTPLVTNAEDPRQVRQSLERLLSYRIAGLVMTSASPPLSVAQQYLEHRIPVVMINREANLPGADVVVSDNAAGAAHAAQRLVRAGARRLAFVGPRGASYSARSRAAAFEQAIGQRDAFDATLAQVIDTPSDTHASGIDAARQLFAARERPDGVFCSSDLLALGVLDVARGEFGLRVPDDLRVIGFDDIPAAEYDAYRLTTLRQDTRGLAHAAIDLLADRMQTFDGPSRTRVVPVTQVVRDSCA; encoded by the coding sequence ATGAATGACAAGGAAAGAAAACCGTGGGTGACGGCGTCGGATGTCGCGGCGCGGGCCGGCGTCTCGCGCTCCGCAGTGTCGCGCGCGTTCTCGCCGACGGCAAGCATCGCACCGCAAACGCGTGAGCGCGTGATGGTCGCCGCGCGTGCGTTGGGCTACCAGGTCAACCTGATCGCGCGCGACATGATCACGCAGCGCAGCAGCATGATCGGCGTCGTGACGGCCGGATTCGAGAACCCGTTCCGCGCGCGGCTGCTGTCGGACCTGATGGCCGCGCTCGGGCAGCGCGCGCTCACGCCGCTCGTGACCAATGCGGAAGATCCGCGCCAGGTCCGGCAATCGCTCGAACGACTGCTCAGCTACCGGATCGCGGGCCTCGTGATGACGTCCGCGTCGCCGCCGCTGTCGGTCGCGCAGCAATATCTCGAACACCGGATTCCGGTCGTGATGATCAACCGCGAAGCGAACCTGCCGGGCGCCGACGTGGTCGTCAGCGACAACGCGGCGGGCGCCGCCCACGCCGCGCAACGGCTGGTGCGGGCCGGCGCGCGCCGGCTCGCGTTCGTCGGCCCGCGTGGCGCGAGCTACAGCGCGCGGTCGCGCGCCGCGGCGTTCGAGCAGGCGATCGGGCAACGCGACGCATTCGACGCGACGCTCGCGCAGGTGATCGACACACCGTCCGACACGCATGCCAGCGGAATCGACGCAGCACGGCAACTGTTCGCGGCGCGCGAGCGGCCCGACGGCGTGTTCTGCTCGTCCGACCTGCTCGCGCTCGGCGTGCTCGACGTCGCGCGTGGCGAATTCGGCTTGCGCGTGCCGGACGACCTGCGCGTGATCGGCTTCGACGATATCCCCGCCGCCGAATACGATGCGTATCGGCTCACGACGCTGCGGCAGGACACGCGCGGCCTCGCGCATGCGGCGATCGACCTGCTCGCCGACCGGATGCAGACGTTCGACGGCCCGTCGCGCACACGCGTCGTGCCGGTCACGCAGGTGGTGCGGGACAGTTGCGCGTGA
- a CDS encoding carbohydrate ABC transporter permease, with amino-acid sequence MTTRSAGIPRIRTGVAFNHAMPWALRVVALALLLLPCLWMAGAAFMPTLERLDHPLRIWPAAPTFEHFASVWSNGIGAPLFNSLLVGFGTTLLALALAFPAAYALVRLRFPARLDLLFLVLVLALKLMPPITIAVPLFALAKRLHLLDSTLGLMLAYQIYALPMAIWMLLAFVRDVPIEYEEAACIDGAGLARRLVQIVLPLCAPGLIATAIFVFIAAWNEFLIALLFVSTPSRFTLPLAIAGYVTENGIDWGDLMSAGLMASLPTLAVAGYVQRYLLRGFAGGLK; translated from the coding sequence ATGACGACGCGATCCGCGGGTATCCCGCGCATCCGCACGGGCGTCGCATTCAATCACGCGATGCCGTGGGCGCTGCGTGTCGTCGCGCTCGCGCTGTTGCTGCTGCCGTGCCTGTGGATGGCCGGCGCGGCCTTCATGCCGACGCTCGAACGCCTCGATCATCCGTTGCGGATCTGGCCGGCCGCGCCGACCTTCGAGCATTTCGCGTCGGTGTGGTCGAACGGGATCGGCGCGCCGCTGTTCAATTCGCTGCTGGTCGGCTTCGGCACGACGCTGCTCGCGCTGGCGCTCGCGTTTCCGGCTGCCTACGCGCTCGTGCGGCTGCGGTTTCCGGCGCGGCTCGACCTGCTGTTCCTGGTGCTCGTGCTGGCGTTGAAGTTGATGCCGCCGATCACGATCGCGGTGCCGCTGTTCGCGCTCGCGAAGCGGCTGCACCTGCTCGATTCGACGCTCGGCCTGATGCTCGCGTATCAGATCTACGCATTGCCGATGGCGATCTGGATGCTGCTCGCGTTCGTGCGCGACGTCCCGATCGAATACGAGGAAGCCGCGTGCATCGACGGCGCGGGGCTCGCGCGGCGGCTCGTGCAGATCGTGCTGCCGCTGTGCGCGCCGGGGCTGATCGCGACCGCGATCTTCGTGTTCATCGCCGCATGGAACGAATTCCTGATCGCGCTGCTGTTCGTGTCGACGCCGAGCCGCTTCACGCTGCCGCTCGCGATCGCCGGCTACGTGACGGAGAACGGCATCGACTGGGGCGACCTGATGAGCGCGGGGCTGATGGCGTCGCTGCCGACGCTCGCGGTGGCCGGTTATGTGCAGCGCTATCTGTTGCGCGGCTTCGCGGGCGGGCTGAAGTGA